A single genomic interval of Thermodesulfobium sp. 4217-1 harbors:
- a CDS encoding nucleoside recognition domain-containing protein, with protein sequence MFDIIIHMDNSYLLDGIKVGFHKGIITTLNLAKIVVPVFFLVTILKATPLMYYLDTIFSPFMKYFGLPGDASLVLITGYLLNIYSAVGVIVGLGLNSREITILAIMVLIAHSLILEGAICSKIGVNPFFITIFRILTSFLAGLLLNMVLR encoded by the coding sequence TTGTTTGATATAATTATACACATGGATAACAGCTATCTTTTAGACGGCATAAAGGTTGGCTTTCATAAGGGGATTATCACAACTCTAAATCTTGCAAAGATAGTTGTGCCTGTATTTTTTTTGGTCACAATTCTTAAGGCCACTCCTCTTATGTATTATCTTGACACAATCTTTTCTCCATTTATGAAGTATTTTGGTCTCCCGGGCGATGCTTCCTTGGTCTTAATAACGGGCTATCTTTTAAATATATATTCTGCTGTGGGAGTTATTGTTGGCCTGGGTCTTAATTCAAGAGAGATAACGATTCTTGCAATAATGGTCTTGATAGCTCACAGCCTTATTTTGGAGGGGGCAATCTGTTCTAAGATAGGCGTTAATCCATTTTTTATAACAATTTTTAGGATTTTAACGTCTTTTCTTGCGGGCCTTTTGCTTAATATGGTTCTAAGATGA
- a CDS encoding nucleoside recognition protein, with protein sequence MIEVLEEAVFGSLGTLLTITMIVIPLMIFIETFKRSPFWDGFCNNVANIIKYLGFSKNSAIPLAAGSIFGLIYGAGTVMDEVKKGLISTKEIILINIFLVLSHAMIEDTAIFVAIGANFVVIFFGRLAVTILFVLLFGKVLDLFRRFD encoded by the coding sequence ATGATTGAAGTTTTAGAAGAGGCTGTTTTCGGTTCTTTGGGCACCCTTTTGACTATTACTATGATAGTCATCCCCCTTATGATTTTTATAGAGACCTTCAAGAGGAGTCCATTTTGGGATGGATTTTGCAATAATGTTGCAAATATTATTAAATATCTCGGTTTTTCAAAAAATTCTGCCATACCATTGGCTGCAGGGTCTATATTTGGTCTTATATATGGCGCTGGTACTGTGATGGACGAAGTAAAAAAGGGTTTAATAAGCACAAAAGAGATTATTCTGATAAATATCTTTTTGGTTTTATCTCACGCAATGATCGAGGACACAGCGATATTTGTTGCCATTGGAGCAAACTTTGTTGTTATCTTCTTTGGAAGACTCGCTGTAACAATCTTATTTGTTTTGTTGTTTGGCAAGGTTTTAGATCTTTTTAGAAGATTTGATTAA